One genomic segment of Halomarina pelagica includes these proteins:
- a CDS encoding carbohydrate ABC transporter permease has translation MAQEQRSAEAIRQRYGLEEETLVDRIKENYAGYLFILPTFVMFILLFYIPIIQGIYLTFTNATLGGASAQFVGLDNYAWLISNDLFVFALGWTMVFVFSVTTLQLVVGLLVALLLNEIRSGLKGTFAAILMSPYFSAPLAGGVIWFWFLDSNFGLIVKVASDFGTTVPSFLAEGFWPYVSLIVAQVWHDFAYAAIIYGAALASVPSEQYEAAALDGAGRIRRFRDVTLPHLMIPTVVILALRTAWNVAEFAQPFELTAGGPGTRTMLLSILTYRTAFVNLSFARAFTIGVVMIILAMAAGIIYVNAIRQEEELYV, from the coding sequence GTGGCACAGGAACAACGGTCCGCAGAGGCCATCAGACAGCGATACGGGCTCGAAGAGGAGACGCTCGTAGACAGGATCAAGGAGAACTACGCCGGGTACCTGTTCATCCTCCCGACGTTCGTCATGTTCATCCTCCTGTTCTACATCCCCATCATCCAGGGGATCTACCTCACGTTCACGAACGCGACGCTCGGCGGGGCCAGCGCCCAGTTCGTCGGACTCGACAACTACGCGTGGCTGATCTCGAACGACCTGTTCGTGTTCGCGCTGGGGTGGACCATGGTGTTCGTCTTCAGCGTGACGACGCTACAGTTGGTGGTCGGCCTCCTGGTGGCGCTGCTGTTGAACGAGATCCGATCCGGTCTGAAGGGGACGTTCGCCGCCATCCTGATGTCGCCGTACTTCTCGGCCCCGCTGGCCGGCGGTGTCATCTGGTTCTGGTTCCTCGACAGCAACTTCGGGCTCATCGTCAAGGTTGCTTCCGACTTCGGGACGACCGTCCCGTCGTTCCTGGCGGAGGGGTTCTGGCCCTACGTCTCGCTCATCGTCGCCCAGGTGTGGCACGACTTCGCGTACGCGGCCATCATCTACGGGGCCGCGCTGGCGTCCGTCCCGAGCGAGCAGTACGAGGCCGCGGCCCTCGACGGTGCCGGACGGATCCGGCGGTTCCGCGACGTGACGCTCCCGCACCTGATGATCCCCACGGTGGTCATCCTTGCGCTCCGGACGGCGTGGAACGTCGCCGAGTTCGCACAACCGTTCGAACTGACCGCCGGAGGCCCGGGAACCCGGACGATGCTCCTGTCCATCCTGACGTACCGTACCGCGTTCGTGAACCTCTCGTTCGCGCGCGCGTTCACCATCGGCGTCGTGATGATTATCCTGGCGATGGCCGCCGGTATCATCTACGTCAACGCGATCAGACAGGAGGAGGAACTCTACGTATAA
- a CDS encoding ABC transporter substrate-binding protein, with translation MSKRDIRATDTSEDTSRRDFLKATAATGATGALGALAGCAGGGGGGGGGNGGGGGSADVTISYLSAEAAENSLTKPHFQESVNRFGEQAGVKVNLQTTSYSDVRQKIASTVSAGNPPTLAESGGAGIDFWQDGKVPDHGQWVEGSDYPDRWSVASKATADFRGNWWSGGPLRHSVSHTGIRPKMFSQAGVSSPDELQTWSGFLDALNKVQKEFPNANAFEQTGAAADLEAYWGEARTAHTEGKDPWIRGDPKDPDVIINADSEDGKRTDGMMKNTVMLASKFSSDSTAQRSDEEIPSLMLTDRVGSFNYMTQNFTRWTTVKEDVKFGWNGGDGDVMAIPHPKLDADYGAKMGISELEGLEGEHGGHVWALEQAHSIYDVGDQKKMDAAWDLNTFLHQDDQHVLTLYGELYPAIPADTPMQDKLLEEYPDLPQNFKMVLQDLKKYGTQYNNTGGPWDVNGTDQIRWTDMNETISKAIAGQVGVDQLPQQVRQKVDKTLKERNS, from the coding sequence ATGTCAAAGCGTGACATCAGGGCAACCGATACCTCCGAAGACACGTCTCGACGTGACTTCCTGAAAGCGACCGCTGCCACGGGTGCGACCGGGGCGCTCGGAGCGCTCGCCGGCTGTGCCGGCGGCGGCGGTGGCGGTGGCGGCGGCAACGGCGGCGGTGGTGGCTCCGCGGACGTCACCATCAGTTACCTCTCGGCGGAGGCCGCCGAGAACTCCCTCACCAAACCGCACTTCCAGGAGTCGGTCAACCGATTCGGCGAACAGGCGGGAGTGAAGGTCAACCTGCAGACGACCTCCTACTCCGACGTCCGGCAGAAGATCGCGTCGACCGTCTCGGCGGGCAATCCGCCGACGCTGGCGGAGTCCGGCGGCGCGGGCATCGACTTCTGGCAGGACGGCAAGGTACCCGACCACGGCCAGTGGGTCGAGGGGAGCGACTACCCCGACCGCTGGAGCGTCGCGTCGAAGGCGACGGCCGATTTCCGCGGTAACTGGTGGAGCGGCGGCCCGCTCCGCCACAGCGTAAGTCACACGGGCATCCGGCCGAAGATGTTCAGCCAGGCCGGCGTCTCCAGCCCCGACGAACTCCAGACGTGGAGCGGGTTCCTCGACGCGCTCAACAAGGTACAGAAGGAGTTCCCCAACGCCAACGCGTTCGAGCAGACGGGTGCCGCAGCCGACCTCGAGGCCTACTGGGGCGAGGCCCGCACCGCTCACACCGAGGGGAAGGACCCGTGGATCCGGGGCGACCCGAAGGACCCCGACGTCATCATCAACGCCGACAGCGAGGACGGCAAGCGGACCGACGGGATGATGAAGAACACCGTCATGCTGGCGAGCAAGTTCTCCAGCGACAGCACCGCCCAGCGCAGCGACGAGGAGATCCCGTCGCTGATGCTGACCGACCGCGTCGGGTCGTTCAACTACATGACCCAGAACTTCACCCGCTGGACGACGGTCAAGGAGGACGTCAAATTCGGCTGGAACGGCGGCGACGGCGACGTGATGGCGATCCCGCACCCGAAGCTCGACGCCGACTACGGTGCCAAGATGGGCATCAGCGAACTCGAAGGGCTGGAGGGCGAACACGGCGGTCACGTGTGGGCGCTCGAGCAGGCCCACTCCATCTACGACGTCGGCGACCAGAAGAAGATGGACGCCGCGTGGGACCTCAACACCTTCCTCCACCAGGACGACCAGCACGTCCTCACGCTCTACGGCGAACTGTACCCCGCCATCCCGGCGGACACGCCGATGCAGGACAAACTGCTCGAGGAGTACCCAGATCTGCCCCAGAACTTCAAGATGGTCCTCCAGGACCTCAAGAAATACGGCACCCAGTACAACAACACGGGTGGCCCGTGGGACGTCAACGGCACCGACCAGATCCGCTGGACCGACATGAACGAGACGATCAGCAAGGCCATCGCGGGTCAGGTCGGCGTCGACCAGCTACCCCAGCAGGTCAGACAGAAGGTCGACAAGACGCTGAAGGAGCGGAACAGCTAA
- a CDS encoding ABC transporter ATP-binding protein has protein sequence MAQLELDNLTKVFDGGSGPIVAVEELDLEIPDGEFIVVVGPSGCGKSTTLRMVAGLETVTDGEIRLGGEVINDRAPKDRDIAMVFQSYALYPHKTVAENMAYGLRLSTDLTDEEIDKRVREAATMMGIDDLLDKKPGSLSGGQQQRVATGRAIVREPAVFLFDEPLSNLDAKLRQHMRTELARLHTELGITTLYVTHDQEEAMTMADRIVVLNDGRLQQVGPPKDVYYRPNNVFVADFIGSPSMNFFDVELATNADGTGELRNEAFTYEVSEHIVGNLDDRESDELVLGIRPEAITKADETTPEGKIVRGRVDVVEVVGSDNFIYLDLDGQECRVRTPSSIEPELGTTFAFTFAEDDIHLFDARTEQALTHGTEKPGVEQEAEEATIEG, from the coding sequence ATGGCACAATTAGAACTCGACAACCTGACCAAAGTGTTCGATGGCGGTTCCGGCCCCATCGTGGCGGTCGAAGAGCTAGATCTCGAGATCCCCGACGGCGAGTTCATCGTCGTCGTCGGACCGTCCGGGTGCGGGAAGTCGACCACGCTGCGGATGGTCGCCGGCCTCGAGACGGTCACCGACGGCGAGATCCGCCTCGGCGGCGAGGTCATCAACGACCGCGCGCCGAAGGACCGGGACATCGCGATGGTCTTCCAGAGCTACGCGCTCTACCCGCACAAGACCGTCGCGGAGAACATGGCCTACGGGCTCCGCCTCTCGACCGACCTCACGGACGAGGAGATAGACAAGCGCGTCAGGGAGGCGGCGACGATGATGGGCATCGACGACCTCCTGGACAAGAAGCCGGGGTCGCTCTCGGGCGGCCAGCAGCAGCGCGTGGCGACCGGCCGCGCCATCGTCCGCGAGCCGGCGGTGTTCCTGTTCGACGAGCCGCTGTCGAACCTCGACGCGAAGCTCCGCCAGCACATGCGGACGGAACTCGCCCGGCTCCACACCGAACTCGGCATCACGACGCTGTACGTGACCCACGACCAGGAGGAGGCGATGACGATGGCCGACCGGATCGTCGTGCTCAACGACGGCCGACTCCAGCAGGTCGGGCCGCCGAAGGACGTCTACTACCGGCCGAACAACGTCTTCGTCGCCGACTTCATCGGTTCACCGAGCATGAACTTCTTCGACGTCGAGCTAGCGACGAACGCCGACGGCACCGGCGAACTCCGAAACGAGGCGTTCACCTACGAGGTGTCCGAACACATCGTCGGCAACCTCGACGACCGCGAGAGCGACGAGTTGGTGCTCGGCATCCGTCCCGAGGCCATCACGAAGGCCGACGAGACGACGCCCGAGGGGAAGATCGTCCGCGGCCGCGTCGACGTCGTCGAGGTCGTCGGGTCGGACAACTTCATCTACCTCGACCTCGATGGACAGGAGTGCCGGGTACGCACGCCGTCGTCCATCGAGCCCGAACTCGGCACCACCTTCGCGTTCACGTTCGCCGAGGACGACATCCACCTCTTCGACGCCCGCACCGAACAGGCGCTCACGCACGGTACGGAGAAACCCGGGGTCGAGCAGGAGGCCGAGGAGGCCACCATCGAGGGGTAG
- a CDS encoding carbohydrate ABC transporter permease, producing MLNENRRSKALLWGGIAVFTLWALLPYLWVLRTSVLTNFAAVDPNAPYLPLGEVFTIEPFLRIWGRADFPMFFRNSIIVSLSAMVISVLFSIPGAYAFARLDFPGRQVLFYTAVFTIMFPWIVITIPVYEIFYNLGLVNTLVGVIIAIAIFTLPQNIWLLQGFFRQGIPPNIEEAALLDGNTEITAFLRIVLPLSAPAIGAAALFSFLSGWNNFLWVFILTSDEDVRTATVAIHYILGSDVLREWNLLMAAVVILVAPPVIFYGLSQRYVGEGLGGSGG from the coding sequence ATGTTGAACGAAAACAGACGCTCGAAAGCGTTGCTGTGGGGTGGTATCGCCGTCTTCACGCTGTGGGCACTGCTCCCGTACCTGTGGGTCCTCAGGACGTCCGTGTTGACGAACTTCGCGGCCGTCGATCCGAACGCCCCGTACCTCCCGCTAGGGGAGGTATTCACCATCGAGCCGTTCCTCCGCATCTGGGGCCGCGCCGACTTCCCGATGTTCTTCCGCAACAGCATCATCGTCTCGCTGTCGGCGATGGTCATCTCGGTGCTGTTCTCCATCCCGGGCGCGTACGCGTTCGCCCGGCTCGACTTCCCGGGGCGACAGGTGCTGTTCTACACCGCCGTGTTCACCATCATGTTCCCCTGGATCGTCATCACCATCCCGGTGTACGAGATCTTCTACAATCTCGGTCTCGTGAACACGCTCGTCGGCGTCATCATCGCCATCGCGATCTTCACGCTGCCGCAGAACATCTGGCTGCTCCAGGGGTTCTTCCGACAGGGCATCCCGCCCAACATCGAGGAGGCGGCGCTGCTCGACGGGAACACGGAGATCACCGCGTTCCTCCGCATCGTGCTCCCGCTGAGCGCGCCCGCCATCGGCGCCGCCGCGCTGTTCTCGTTCCTCTCCGGGTGGAACAACTTCCTGTGGGTGTTCATCCTCACGAGCGACGAGGACGTCCGGACGGCGACGGTCGCCATCCACTACATCCTCGGGAGCGACGTGCTCCGGGAGTGGAACCTCCTGATGGCCGCGGTGGTGATCCTGGTGGCACCGCCGGTCATCTTCTACGGCCTCTCCCAGCGCTACGTCGGCGAAGGACTCGGCGGCAGCGGCGGATAG